A genomic stretch from Candidatus Nitrososphaera gargensis Ga9.2 includes:
- a CDS encoding DNA-methyltransferase yields MDSESFKIIHGDAYETVRRLPGNKFRAIITSPPYYRHRHYGNNDHEIGREHTAEEYLDSLTKVFSACRDILADDGSLWIVIGDTRRRHEKLRIPHRLAERLVHAGYVFREDIIWYKKNNVSSSSQDNFSQAYEYVLFFSKNRRSYANLDAVRVQGNEAVEGRNKVPPPDMVQYAPENPNKSEITRIANIIHGASPSTPLSELPTTSEIARAYGYDPEKFCPTCYRKFKRHATRRRIGDHKHYPIFAVCNPHGKNPSNVWEIATKAHYGNEHFAIFPEELVDMIVRFATEKGDYVLDPFAGRGTTGIVATSLGRKFVGIDLYKENVEKASRNITKADCSNGANLIMGLAPNSPR; encoded by the coding sequence TTGGACAGCGAGTCCTTCAAGATAATTCACGGCGACGCTTACGAGACTGTAAGACGATTGCCCGGCAACAAGTTTCGCGCAATCATTACTTCGCCGCCGTATTATCGCCACAGGCACTATGGCAACAACGATCACGAAATAGGCAGGGAGCATACAGCCGAAGAGTATCTTGACTCGCTTACCAAGGTATTTTCAGCGTGTCGAGACATACTTGCAGACGACGGCAGCTTGTGGATAGTCATAGGCGACACCAGGCGACGCCATGAAAAACTGAGGATTCCTCACAGGCTTGCAGAAAGGCTTGTGCATGCAGGCTATGTCTTCCGGGAAGACATTATCTGGTACAAGAAAAACAACGTGAGCAGCAGCTCGCAGGACAACTTTTCCCAAGCATACGAATATGTCTTGTTCTTTTCAAAGAATCGCCGCTCGTATGCAAACCTTGACGCGGTAAGAGTGCAGGGCAACGAGGCGGTCGAAGGGCGCAACAAGGTACCACCACCGGACATGGTACAGTACGCGCCAGAGAACCCCAACAAGAGCGAGATCACGCGCATTGCAAACATCATACATGGTGCGTCACCTTCGACTCCACTTTCAGAGCTTCCAACGACTTCAGAGATAGCTCGAGCCTATGGCTACGATCCGGAAAAGTTCTGCCCGACATGCTACCGCAAGTTCAAGCGTCACGCTACGCGCCGGAGGATAGGAGATCACAAGCATTACCCGATATTTGCAGTCTGCAATCCACACGGCAAGAACCCGTCAAACGTGTGGGAGATTGCAACAAAGGCGCACTATGGCAACGAGCACTTTGCGATATTTCCTGAGGAGCTAGTTGACATGATAGTCAGGTTTGCGACTGAAAAGGGCGATTATGTTCTGGACCCATTCGCCGGGAGGGGGACCACTGGCATTGTCGCGACATCTCTTGGCCGCAAGTTCGTTGGCATAGACCTTTATAAGGAAAATGTGGAAAAGGCCAGCAGGAACATCACCAAGGCAGATTGTAGCAATGGCGCAAATCTAATAATGGGACTCGCGCCCAATAGTCCGCGTTGA
- the bluB gene encoding 5,6-dimethylbenzimidazole synthase produces MTAADSSNGSSLTGSEKEGLYKAIFSRRDVRSHFVDREIPDDVLLRILNAAHHAPSVGFSQPWNFILIKDRAIRQKVKESFLRERSRSISMLDGNKQRQKQYVSLKLEGILESAINICVTYDPTRFGPFVLGRTSIEETGVYSVACAIQNLWLAARAEGVGVGWVSILANEDLEKILAIPPHVKPIAYLCLGYVSEFAEKPDLERAGWLPRMDLASVVCYEQWGVHDSKSWSSLCAIMGKMSEGNREDNI; encoded by the coding sequence TTGACAGCTGCTGACAGTAGTAATGGTAGCAGCCTGACTGGCAGCGAGAAAGAAGGGCTGTACAAGGCTATATTCTCAAGAAGGGACGTCCGCTCTCACTTTGTGGACAGGGAAATACCAGACGATGTCCTGCTCAGGATATTGAATGCGGCCCACCATGCTCCTTCAGTCGGATTTTCACAGCCGTGGAACTTTATCCTAATAAAGGACAGGGCGATCCGCCAGAAGGTCAAAGAGTCGTTTTTGCGCGAGCGCTCGCGCTCGATTTCAATGCTTGATGGCAACAAGCAGCGGCAAAAACAATATGTTTCGCTAAAGCTTGAAGGGATATTGGAATCTGCAATTAACATCTGCGTCACCTATGACCCGACGCGCTTTGGACCCTTTGTCCTTGGTCGGACATCCATAGAGGAAACAGGCGTCTACAGCGTCGCCTGTGCGATTCAGAATCTCTGGCTCGCGGCAAGAGCCGAAGGGGTAGGGGTCGGCTGGGTGAGCATCCTTGCAAATGAAGATCTTGAAAAAATACTGGCGATACCGCCGCATGTTAAGCCTATCGCATACCTGTGCCTTGGATACGTGAGCGAGTTTGCAGAAAAGCCGGACTTGGAGCGTGCCGGCTGGCTTCCAAGGATGGACCTTGCCAGTGTGGTTTGCTATGAGCAGTGGGGCGTGCATGATTCCAAATCATGGTCATCTCTCTGTGCTATCATGGGAAAAATGAGCGAGGGCAATCGTGAAGACAATATATAA